A region of bacterium DNA encodes the following proteins:
- a CDS encoding YggS family pyridoxal phosphate-dependent enzyme, with amino-acid sequence MTAPEIHDPILARHLADAQSRIDAACHRSDREPSAITLIAVTKFFPAETIRKACALGLAHIGENRVQELVDKFGDGELLRESPPLVVHLIGHLQSNKVRKAVQIAATIDSVDSLELAELIERDAAQMGKKLRILIEVNTSGEPQKYGISPEKAIERVERMLPFDHLDIAGLMTIGPNLTEGEAIRRSFRLLRATFEDVRAKLNPPNWTALSMGMSGDYEIAIEEGATEIRLGTALFGPRRNL; translated from the coding sequence ATGACCGCACCGGAGATTCACGATCCTATTCTTGCCCGCCATCTGGCCGATGCGCAATCGCGTATCGACGCGGCGTGCCATCGATCCGACCGGGAGCCTTCTGCGATTACTCTCATCGCCGTCACAAAGTTCTTCCCTGCCGAGACAATACGCAAAGCATGTGCCTTAGGTCTTGCACATATTGGCGAAAATCGCGTTCAGGAACTTGTTGATAAATTTGGAGATGGTGAACTCCTCCGGGAGTCCCCTCCACTGGTTGTTCATCTCATCGGTCATCTTCAGTCCAATAAGGTACGCAAAGCGGTGCAGATTGCCGCAACCATCGACAGTGTGGACAGTCTGGAGCTGGCAGAACTCATCGAGCGCGACGCCGCACAAATGGGCAAAAAGCTGCGGATTTTGATTGAAGTCAACACCAGCGGCGAGCCTCAAAAGTACGGCATCTCCCCAGAAAAGGCCATCGAACGGGTTGAACGGATGCTCCCCTTCGATCACTTGGATATCGCTGGCCTCATGACCATCGGACCCAATCTTACCGAAGGAGAGGCCATCCGCCGCAGTTTCCGCTTGCTGCGCGCCACCTTCGAGGACGTGCGCGCAAAACTGAACCCGCCGAACTGGACCGCCCTCTCGATGGGCATGTCCGGCGACTATGAAATAGCCATTGAAGAAGGCGCCACGGAGATCCGCTTGGGAACCGCCTTGTTCGGCCCACGGAGGAACTTATGA